A genomic window from Stigmatopora argus isolate UIUO_Sarg chromosome 13, RoL_Sarg_1.0, whole genome shotgun sequence includes:
- the fam124a gene encoding protein FAM124A: MEKDCVEDECEDSGAETAGSDYSPLSSTNSEVWMADLQRDPFLVSVHLIADPGEGGVLQRATDSLLARLHPDLQLFRVSERAGAKRHHGHRGGAPRPALAVILFLQESGGEELGRPPWRYHHSEEVSASRRSEAAPSTQDFFTLGSGSPLWAVRRVRYGKGTLRLTLYCCHDNYAHTVRLYKLLLGRRLAHKKQDFCFLVAYSNARMEVQMAFRRLPRGRRPAPLDSAVVEVRVQDVGALVPLLPNACRPISDARWQTQDYDGNKILLQVQDVQWSARHHHQANRAASRHGAPRYQASLRSLPLCGDEDFYPEWRLTSEGRGGRSDSLFSLPDLSSSPGPPASPDGGERRCGSLQRSATLVPPFRLNVDALLGAEETDVDTGTTFRTGGVDLSVVSAYVPKAGVPASRYPEEGKDSAFFVEREGGKEENVEEFYI; this comes from the exons GCGAAGTGTGGATGGCCGACCTCCAGCGGGACCCCTTCCTGGTGAGCGTGCACCTGATCGCGGACCCGGGCGAGGGCGGCGTCCTACAGAGGGCGACGGATAGCCTGCTAGCACGGCTCCACCCCGACCTTCAGCTCTTCCGGGTGTCCGAGCGCGCCGGAGCCAAGCGCCACCACGGGCACCGGGGCGGCGCCCCCCGACCGGCGTTGGCGGTCATTTTGTTCCTCCAGGAGAGCGGCGGCGAGGAGCTGGGGCGCCCGCCTTGGCGCTACCACCACAGCGAAGAGGTGAGCGCGAGCCGAAGGTCCGAGGCGGCGCCGTCCACGCAGGATTTTTTCACCCTGGGCTCCGGGAGCCCGTTGTGGGCCGTGAGACGGGTGCGCTACGGGAAAGGGACCCTGCGCTTGACGCTGTACTGTTGCCACGACAACTACGCCCACACGGTGCGCTTGTACAAGCTTCTTCTGGGGCGCCGCCTGGCCCACAAAAAACAGGACTTCTGCTTCCTGGTGGCGTACTCCAACGCCCGCATGGAGGTCCAGATGGCCTTCCGGAGGCTGCCCAGGGGGAGGCGCCCGGCGCCGCTGGACTCGGCCGTGGTGGAGGTGCGGGTGCAAGACGTGGGCGCCCTGGTGCCACTCTTGCCCAACGCGTGCAGGCCCATCAGCGATGCCAGGTGGCAGACGCAAGACTACGACGGCAATAAAATACTGCTTCAG GTGCAAGATGTTCAGTGGAGCGCTCGCCATCATCACCAAGCCAATCGGGCGGCCTCCCGCCACGGGGCGCCCCGTTATCAGGCGTCACTGCGCTCGCTCCCGCTGTGCGGTGATGAGGACTTCTACCCCGAGTGGCGTCTAACCTCAGAGGGCAGGGGCGGACGGTCCGACTCGCTTTTCTCGCTTCCCGACCTCAGCTCCTCGCCGGGGCCTCCGGCCAGCCCCGATGGCGGGGAACGGCGCTGCGGCTCCCTACAGCGGAGCGCCACCCTAGTCCCTCCCTTCCGCCTCAACGTGGACGCCCTCCTTGGCGCCGAGGAAACGGACGTGGACACGGGGACCACGTTCCGAACCGGCGGCGTGGACCTTAGCGTGGTGTCGGCGTACGTTCCCAAAGCGGGGGTGCCGGCGTCCCGCTATCCGGAAGAGGGGAAGGACTCCGCGTTTTTCGTCGAGCGTGAAGgaggcaaagaagaaaatgttgaGGAATTTTACATTTGA